Within Raineyella sp. W15-4, the genomic segment TGGACGGGCGGACCCCGGACAACCAGGTGAACACGCTCGATGCGGCCGCCACGCCGAAGGTCGGGTGAGGAGGCGATGAGAGCGGTCGTCTTCAACGGTCCCTACGACGTCTCGGTCGAGACAGTCCCCGACCCCGGGATCGAGGAGCCGAGTGACGCCGTCGTCCAGGTCGAGGCGGCCGCGGTCTGTGGCTCGGACCTGTGGACCTATCGCGGGCAGGCGTCGGTCTCGCCGGGGGCCCGGATCGGACACGAGTTCCTCGGCCGTGTCGTCGCCCTGGGGAGTTCCGTCACCGGTCTGGCCGTCGGGGACTGGGTCGTCGCGCCGTTCCGCTACTCCGACGGATGCTGCGAGTTCTGCGCCGAGGGGCTCACCTCGTCCTGTCTGCACGGCGGGTTCTGGGGCCGGGAGGTCCTCGACGCCGGACAGGGCGAGTACGTCCGGGTGCCCCAGGCCGACGGCACGCTGGTGCGGGTGGGATCAGGCGGTGCCGCCCCCGATCCCACCATGCTGCCGGACCTGCTGACTCTCGCCGACGTGATGCCGACCGGATTGCACGCAGTGACCAGCGCCGGCGTCGGACCGGGTGACACCGTCGTCGTGGTCGGTGACGGCGCCGTCGGTCAGTGCGCAGTGACCGCGGCGCGCCTGGCCGGCGCCGAACGAGTGATCGTGCTGGGTGGCACCCACGCCGACCGGGAGAACCTCGCGAGATCGCTCGGTG encodes:
- a CDS encoding zinc-binding dehydrogenase; this encodes MRAVVFNGPYDVSVETVPDPGIEEPSDAVVQVEAAAVCGSDLWTYRGQASVSPGARIGHEFLGRVVALGSSVTGLAVGDWVVAPFRYSDGCCEFCAEGLTSSCLHGGFWGREVLDAGQGEYVRVPQADGTLVRVGSGGAAPDPTMLPDLLTLADVMPTGLHAVTSAGVGPGDTVVVVGDGAVGQCAVTAARLAGAERVIVLGGTHADRENLARSLGADDFLSLRGEAAVTAIHELTGGRGARRVIECVGSSASFATALAVTRPGGSVGYVGLPHGVTIDLAQLFGRNITMSGGMCPARHYLPDLLEKVLGDEIHPGAVFTSIAGLEKAADAYDLMDRRTTIKAMLKPSSL